The genomic interval TGAGTGATACAGTAAATATTGCCATAAGCATTGCAGGCTCTGCAAGTGATGCTATCATCATCTCTCTGCTTGAGCCCATACCGCCGAAGGCTGTGCCTATATCCATACCTGCAAGCGCTATAAAAAATCTTGCTATTGCGAAAAGTGCAACAAGTGCAATAACATCTGCTGTCTTTGCCAGAGGTAAATCCACAGAAAGTATAGGTATAATTCCTGCTGCCAATACAGATATACCAAATACAAGATACGGGGTGAACCTGAATATCCATGATGCATTTTCAGCAAGCATGATGTCTTTATGGAATAGTTTTAAAATATCCCTGTAAGGCTGAAGTATGCCGGCAGTACCCCTGCTTTGAGTCCAGCATTTAAGCGTCCTTATCCAGCCGACAAATACAGGCGTCCCTATAAGAACAACTAAAACCTGCAATATTTCTATTAGAAATCCTGTCATCTGAAAAACAATAAAAGCACTATAATAGTTATAAATGAATAAACCAGATAAACCTGTATCCTGCCCTGCTGGAGTCTCCCGACCTTTCGCGAGACCCAGAAACTTAAATCACTGATAGGCTGATAAATCCAGTTCCAGAATCTATCCCTTATGCGTAAATGATAGTGCAATCTTTCAGGAAATGCAGGATGTCTCTGAGTCTGTTTAATCCTTACCTGTTCTTTGACATTAAAGAAAAATCCAAAAATCCTCCGTATAGGCATTGAAAAAGATGTGGCATTATACTGCATCCGTGAAGTAACTTTTTCAAAACCACAGTCCCAAAGTGGTGTCCTGTGGATGGAAGTTCGTCTTGCGTGCAATAAAAGATATGTTACAGCAACCACCAGAAGAATAACTCCAAAGACAATAACCCCTGAATAAGAAGCCCTTTCATGCGAAACAGGTGTGAGCCACAACCATCCAAATGCACCTGCTGTTGTTG from Deltaproteobacteria bacterium carries:
- a CDS encoding hydrogenase 4 subunit B encodes the protein TTAGAFGWLWLTPVSHERASYSGVIVFGVILLVVAVTYLLLHARRTSIHRTPLWDCGFEKVTSRMQYNATSFSMPIRRIFGFFFNVKEQVRIKQTQRHPAFPERLHYHLRIRDRFWNWIYQPISDLSFWVSRKVGRLQQGRIQVYLVYSFITIIVLLLFFR